The Meriones unguiculatus strain TT.TT164.6M chromosome 16, Bangor_MerUng_6.1, whole genome shotgun sequence genomic sequence actcctgggcatatcccCAAAGGGCTCTCTATtctactacagagatacttgctcatccatTCTTATTGCTGCCCTGTTCATGGTAGCTAAGCATTCCAGCCAAACTAGGTGCCCACCAACAGAAGCGTGGGTAAGGAAAATACAGTACAAAcacaaaatggaattttattcagctgttaaaaaagaTGAAGGCGTGGTGTTTTGCAGGAAAAAACGAATGGGACTGGGCACTGTGATACATGAAATAAGCGAGACTCAGAAGACAAGTGTTACGCTTTCTCTCGAACAAGGATCTTAGAATTTAagttgtgtgggtatgtgtgtgtgtgcatttgcactTGCTTGAGTGGGTGCAGGTCATGAAAGAAGAGAGCAGGATAAAAGGTTGTCACGAGGAAAGAGACAGGAGACTAATAGAATGTGACTTGATCGTGGAGGTGGatattgggatgggaggaaggggaaacatctggacaggcagacagagatgTGTGAGGGCACTGGGGAAGAGGTCCGATATGAACAAAGCAAGCCTGAAAGGACCACAAGGAAATCCCTTACTTGGCTCATTTTAAAAAagctgattaaaaacaaaaaagccaccaAAGGCAGCCATCATTGCCAGCCAGTGTCATCTCAGTAGCTTTTGACAGACGTGTAAACTGGggtcttctcctcctcccaggaCTTTCAGAGGGATGCAACAGACGACTTTTGAGGAGAGCCGGTACCGTTGGCAGGACTCTCTGGAGAATGTTGCTGTGTGCCTGCCGTTCCGCTGCCCGAGGTGTGGAGACCATACCAGATTTAGAAGCTTGTCGTCCTTGAGGGCCCATCTGGAATTCAGTCACAGCTACGAGGAGCGGACCCTCCTGACAAAATGCAGCCTCCTGCCTTCGCTCAAAGATGCGGAGCTAGCCCGGCCCTCAGAACTCCAGAAACAGGGAAAAGTGCTTCGTGGCCACGCCAAGGTGGCCAAACAGAAGCCGAGCTATGTTAATTTGTACAGCATCTCCCACGGGCACTCCAAGGACCCGAAACCCTTCGAGATGGTGGCGGAGAGGCCCGTGTCCTATGTGCAGACCTACACAGCTGTGGACATTCGGGCCGACTCCCTGGATGCTCCCCGATCGAGCCCTGGGCTCCCCACCCAAGACACCAAAGCGGCTTTCGAGGCTCACGTCAGAGAGAAGTTCAATCGCATGGTAGAGGCCGTGGACAGGACCATCGAGAAGAGAATCGATAAACTCACCAAAGAGCTGGCCCAGAAGACAGCCGAACTGCTGGAAGTGCGGGCGGCCTTTGTGCAGCTGACGCAGAAGAAGCAGGAGGTTCAGAGGCGAGAGCGGGCCCTGAACAGACAGGTGGACGTGGCTGTGGAAATGATCGCGGTGCTGAAGCAGCGCCTGACAGAATCCGAGGAGGAGCTCCTGAGGAAAGAGGAGTAAGTGCTGCTGAACCTCGATGCTAACCcgtgctggggggtggggggccctgccccctccccaaggGACAAGCAGATGTTCAGCGAGGTTCGCTGTGC encodes the following:
- the Znf365 gene encoding protein ZNF365, whose translation is MQQTTFEESRYRWQDSLENVAVCLPFRCPRCGDHTRFRSLSSLRAHLEFSHSYEERTLLTKCSLLPSLKDAELARPSELQKQGKVLRGHAKVAKQKPSYVNLYSISHGHSKDPKPFEMVAERPVSYVQTYTAVDIRADSLDAPRSSPGLPTQDTKAAFEAHVREKFNRMVEAVDRTIEKRIDKLTKELAQKTAELLEVRAAFVQLTQKKQEVQRRERALNRQVDVAVEMIAVLKQRLTESEEELLRKEEEVCTFNHFLEAAAEKEVQGKARLQDFIENLLQRVELAEKQLEYYQSQQASAFSRDTSEHMLTDISLNRKPRCLSRGHPHSVCNHPELRAHCHLKGRSYLKKAKDERGAGLLPAKVIHEQTESPRESFRPAKKVEHLGLSRKGNFRPKMAKKKPPAIVNII